TCCAGATGCCACTGAGACAACTGGAGGCCTCCTTCGAGGCTCCCAGTGGACGCACCTCAGGATGAGGTGTGAGTGGAAGAAATCCATCTTCTCGCCGGCAATCTTTCATGCCAGCCAAATTTTTGGAATATTCATACTAACCAAGAAATATATAATATATCTGTCATTTGTGAGAATAGATATTTCATTTAGTCCAATTATTAACCCGCAGATTTGACGAAAACTTTAGTAAATTATTTTAACAATACATCGAAATGACACTTGGCTTCAAGGAGATTGGCGCACTTCGACCGGATCGTGCTCTCCGATCCCGTCGAAAGCTCCTCCCCTGGCGTCCATCGTCCAGCGCCGCCCGCGAACGGCGTGACGTCCTCCGTCCAGGTGTCGACGCCGCGTACCGCATCACCGCCGGGTTTCCTCCGATCGCGACGTTCCTAACGGACATCATCGCGTCTCGTTAAGCCTGACACCTCTTTACGCAGTATCTTGGACTAATCCGCCCCGGCGAAGACATGAGCCTCCGCTGCGGAATGATGGTCATGATTCATTATCCGAGGCCGATTACCGGATTTAAACCTCCCTACGTCAGGTTCGGCATTGGGACAGCACACAGACGGACGGACGGACGAATCGAGCCATGCGGCCGGGATTCAAGGATATGGCGGCCCTCGCGGTCGGCCCGCCCCTCTGGGGCATCCCCAGTACCGCGTCGTCCGAGCCGCGAGAGACCGCAACGGCACCGGTGCCGGGCGACGTCGCCATCCTGCCCTAGCCTGCGGCCGACGCCGCGCGGCAGGGCGTCCGCCTCCAATGGGGAAGCGGCCCCGCCGTCCCGACCTTCGTCGCATCGGGCCTCGACGCGCCGCCCCGACGCGCCGGACCCGCCCCGCACACGCCCTGACCTTCCAGCGAGAGTTCTCCCGATGATCGACGCGACACACGCCGCGGAGCGGCGCCGGATGCGCCTGCGACACGCCGCCCTCCTCTCCGCCACGGTGCTGGCGACCGGTCTTCTCGCCCCGGCGCAGGCCGCGCAGTTCGGGATCGTGGTCAACCAGGTCGCCGACCCGTTGATGTCGGGCCTGCCGCTGCCCGACACCGCGCCGACGGCCGGCCTCTTCTCGGGCGTGAAGGACTGGCCGATGAACGCCATCTCCCTCGCGATGATGCCGAGCGGCCGGATCGTGTCCTACGGCACCGCCGCCGGCAATCCCGGCGTCCAGGACGGCCGGACCTTCACGTTCTGGGATCCGTCGCAGGGTCTCGGCCAGGGCACCACGACCTATGCCGGCGTCGGCGGCGTCAACAGCTTCTGCAGCGCGCAGGCCCTGCGCACCGACGGAACGCTGATGACCTCCGGCGGCATCTTCGACAACGGCAACGACAAGGGCAGCCTCGTCGTCAAGAGCATCCCGAACGGCCAGAACGGCGCCTTCGCGGTCACGGCCCGGCTCGCCAACGATCGCTACTACTCCACCATGCTGACGCTGCCCAACGGCCAGCAGCTCATCATGGGCGGCTCCTACCCCTACCAGGGCGGCTGGGCCGATCCTCAGGGCAGCATCGACAAGGGCCTGATGACCGGGATGACCCCGGAGATCTACGACGGCACCCAGTGGAAGAGCCTGTTCGGCGCCAAGAGCCGCGACGCGTTCGGCCCCGAGAACAGCCGATGGTGGTATCCCCGCGCCTGGGTCGCCCCGAACGGCAAGGTGTTCGGGATCAGCGCCGAGAAGATGTGGTTCCTCGACCCGTCGGGGAACGGTGCGGTCACGGCGATGAACTTCAAGGAGCCGCAGCGCAACGCCTCCTCGGCGACCGACGCGCCGAATGTCGGCCCGGTCTCGACCGCGGCGATGTACGAGACCGGCAAGATCCTCCAGGTCGGCGGCAACAGCTACGACAACGGCAACGGCTTCCTGTCGAGCAGCCGCGCCTCGATCATCGACATCAACACCGGCAACCCGGTCGTGACCGACACCAACCCGATGAGCGTCGGGCGCGCCTGGGCCAACGCCACGGTCCTGCCCACGGGCCAGGTCGCGGTGACCGGCGGCAGCAAGTTCAACGACCGGGCCGGTGACGACACCGTGCTGCAATCGGAGATCTGGGACCCGAAGACCGGCCGCTGGTCGGTCGGCGCCTCGGGCGGTGTCTATCGCGGCTACCACTCGACCGCGATCCTGATGCAGAACGGCGCGCTCCTCATCGCCGGCGGCGGCGCGCCGGGCCCGGTGAACAACCAGAACGCCGAGGTGTTCTACCCGCCCTACCTGTTCACCAGCGCGAACGGGAAGGTGGCGCTCGCCCCGCGGCCGCAGATCGTCAGCCTGAACACGGTGCAATTGCAGCACGGCGGCTCGCTGCAATTCGAGCTCACGTCCCAGAACGGCCTGTCGCAGGTGGTGCTGGTCGGCCTGAGCGCGGTGACCCACAGCTTCAACTCGGGGCAGCGCCGCATCGTCGCGGGCTTCAGCCAGAACGGCACCGCCGTGACGATGCAGGCGCCGGGCTCGGCCAACGTCGCGCCCCCCGGCTACTACCAGCTGGTCGCGATCGACCAGAAGGGCGTGCCCTCGCCCGGCGTGATCATCGCGCTCGGCGCCGGCGTCGCGGCGCCGAGCCAGGTCTCGGCACCGGCGGCGACCGCCGGTACCGCTGGCGGCCAGACCGGCGGCGGCACCGGCGGGACTGCCGGCAGCGGCGGCACAGGCGGCGGGACCGGCACCGGCGGCACCGGCGGCACCGGAACGAGCGTCGCCACCGGCGCGGCGGTGAGCCTGCAGGCCAGCAACTACACCACGAGCTACCTCACCAATGTCGGCGGCACCGCCCGCCTCGTCGTGCCGGCCAATGCGAGCGACCGCCAGCAGGCGACCTTCCGGCTGGTGCCGGGCCTCGCCGGCCAGGGCGTCTCGTTCCAGGCCAGTGGCAACGCGAGCCAGTACCTGCGCCACCAGAACTTCCAGATCTTCCAGCAGGCCAACGACGGCGGCGACGTCTTCAAGAAGGGCTCGACCTTCCTCCCGCGCGCCGGCCTCGCCGGCACCTGCGGCTGCAACACCGGGACCTGCACGTCCTACGAGTCGGTCGACTGGCCCGGCTACTACCTGCGCCACCAGAACTTCGCCTTCTACATCGCGAAGTTCGACGGCGGTCCGAGCTTCAACCAGGACGCCTCGTTCTGCCCGGCCCCGGGCCTGACCCCCACGGGCTGGGTCCTCAAGGCGGCGCATTCGGGCCTGTGCCTGTCGATCGCGGGCGGCGACACCAGCGACGGCGGCGCGGTCACGCAGCAGGCCTGCAACGGCTCGGCCGAGCAGACCTGGACCGGGACGGCCGGCAACGGCGGCATCGCCTACGTCAACAAGGCGTCCGGCAAGTGCCTCGACGTGAACCTGTCGAAGCCGCCGGCGGCATCCGGCACGCCGATCAACCAGTGGACCTGCAACGGCGGGACGAACCAGGCCTGGACGTCGCGGGGCCAGACCGGCGGCAACGCCCTCGTCTCGGTCAACAACACGAATCTCTGCCTCGACGTCCTGAACGTCTCGACCCAGGCCGGCGCGGCGACGGCGGTCTGGACCTGCAACGGCGGCGCGAACCAGACCTTCTCGTCGCAGTAACCCGGCGATCCTCCGCGGCGCCGGGCCCGGGCGACGGCCCGGCGCCGCGACAAACATCATCTTAAGCATGCGGGGAGGAGGGTTCGACCGCCCTCCCCGATCGTCGTCACAGCCGGGCTCAGCCCTGCTCCCGCGTCCGCCGGGTCTCGTAGGCCTTGAGGTGGGTGTAGGCGACGGCGAGATGCGGCCACGCCCCGCCCGGATCCGCCGCCCGGCCCCGGGCCAGGAGGTCGCCGACGATGTGGTCGGCCTCGATCCGGGCGCCCCGCTCGATGTCGCGCAGCATCGAGGCGGTGAAGCGCGAGCCCTCCGCCGTCAGGGTGCCGCGGCTGGTCTCCAAAAACTTGTCCCGCGGCGCGTGGCCGGCCCCGGCCGCGATGCCGCGGCACTCGTCGAGCAGTCCGAGCATCACATCGCGCCCGCCGGGGGCGGCCACGATGTCGCCGACGGGCGCGCGCATCAGGCAGGTGCCGCAGGCGAGCGTCGCGAGGAAGACCCACTTCTCCCACATCTCGAGCAGGATCTTCTCGCTCAGGCGCGCCGCGAAGCCCGCGCCCTCCATCACCCCGGCGACGCGCGCGATCCGCTCCGAGCGCGTCCCGTCGCGCTCGCCGAAGGTGAGCGCGTGCAGGTCGCTCATCTGCACGATCTCGCCCTCGGGCGAGAGCGTCGCCGCGATGGCGCAGGAGCCGCCGAGCACCCGCTCCGCCCCGAAGCGCGCGTCGAGGGCGTCGAGATGGGCGAGGCCGTTGAGGATCGGCAGCACCATCGTCTCCGGCCCGACCGCCGGGGCGACGTCGTCGAGGGCGCTGCCTAAGTCGTAGGCCTTGCAGCTCAGGAGCACGAGGTCGAAGGGCTCGCGAATCGCGCCCGCCGTCACGGTGGCGGGCCGCGGGATGCGAAAATCCCCGAGCGGGCTCTTCACCGAGAGGCCGCCCTCGCCGAGCCGCGCCGCCCGGGCCGGCCGGACCAGGAAGGTCACGTCGCGCCCGGCTTGCGCGAGCCGCGCTCCGAAATACCCGCCGGTCGCGCCGGCTCCCACCACCAGCACCCGCATGCCGCGTCCTCCCGCCCGTCTTCGTGCGGGCCGAGCTTCGCATTCCCGGCGGTTTCGTCCAAGGTGGCCCGTCGAGGTCGAACGACGGGAGTTGTGGCGCGTGCGGGGTTTGCGGGGGCGGCTGTCCGGGTCGCGGGATCTCGCCGGAATCTGGGTCCGGCGCGGGCTGTTCGTGATCGGGGGCATCGCGGTCGGGGGCGCGGCGGTGCTGATGGCGTACCTCGCCGACGCGGCGCAGGCCGGGTTCCGGGCCGTGCTCGGGATCTCGCCGCTGATCGCGCTGGTCCTCACGCCCGTCGGCTTCGGGGTCGCGGCCTTGCTCGCCCGCACGGTCTTCCCGAACTCGCAGGGCAGCGGCATCCCGCAGGTGATCGCCGCCCGCGACATCGAGGACGCCGCCTTGCGCCACCCCTTGGTCTCGCTGCGGACCGCCGCCGGCAAGATCGTGGTGATGACGCTGGGACTTCTCTGCGGCGCCTCGACCGGGCGCGAGGGGCCGACGGTGCAGGTCG
This is a stretch of genomic DNA from Methylobacterium sp. 17Sr1-1. It encodes these proteins:
- the panE gene encoding 2-dehydropantoate 2-reductase; the encoded protein is MRVLVVGAGATGGYFGARLAQAGRDVTFLVRPARAARLGEGGLSVKSPLGDFRIPRPATVTAGAIREPFDLVLLSCKAYDLGSALDDVAPAVGPETMVLPILNGLAHLDALDARFGAERVLGGSCAIAATLSPEGEIVQMSDLHALTFGERDGTRSERIARVAGVMEGAGFAARLSEKILLEMWEKWVFLATLACGTCLMRAPVGDIVAAPGGRDVMLGLLDECRGIAAGAGHAPRDKFLETSRGTLTAEGSRFTASMLRDIERGARIEADHIVGDLLARGRAADPGGAWPHLAVAYTHLKAYETRRTREQG
- a CDS encoding AbfB domain-containing protein, producing MIDATHAAERRRMRLRHAALLSATVLATGLLAPAQAAQFGIVVNQVADPLMSGLPLPDTAPTAGLFSGVKDWPMNAISLAMMPSGRIVSYGTAAGNPGVQDGRTFTFWDPSQGLGQGTTTYAGVGGVNSFCSAQALRTDGTLMTSGGIFDNGNDKGSLVVKSIPNGQNGAFAVTARLANDRYYSTMLTLPNGQQLIMGGSYPYQGGWADPQGSIDKGLMTGMTPEIYDGTQWKSLFGAKSRDAFGPENSRWWYPRAWVAPNGKVFGISAEKMWFLDPSGNGAVTAMNFKEPQRNASSATDAPNVGPVSTAAMYETGKILQVGGNSYDNGNGFLSSSRASIIDINTGNPVVTDTNPMSVGRAWANATVLPTGQVAVTGGSKFNDRAGDDTVLQSEIWDPKTGRWSVGASGGVYRGYHSTAILMQNGALLIAGGGAPGPVNNQNAEVFYPPYLFTSANGKVALAPRPQIVSLNTVQLQHGGSLQFELTSQNGLSQVVLVGLSAVTHSFNSGQRRIVAGFSQNGTAVTMQAPGSANVAPPGYYQLVAIDQKGVPSPGVIIALGAGVAAPSQVSAPAATAGTAGGQTGGGTGGTAGSGGTGGGTGTGGTGGTGTSVATGAAVSLQASNYTTSYLTNVGGTARLVVPANASDRQQATFRLVPGLAGQGVSFQASGNASQYLRHQNFQIFQQANDGGDVFKKGSTFLPRAGLAGTCGCNTGTCTSYESVDWPGYYLRHQNFAFYIAKFDGGPSFNQDASFCPAPGLTPTGWVLKAAHSGLCLSIAGGDTSDGGAVTQQACNGSAEQTWTGTAGNGGIAYVNKASGKCLDVNLSKPPAASGTPINQWTCNGGTNQAWTSRGQTGGNALVSVNNTNLCLDVLNVSTQAGAATAVWTCNGGANQTFSSQ